A genomic window from Cyprinus carpio isolate SPL01 chromosome B9, ASM1834038v1, whole genome shotgun sequence includes:
- the LOC109097130 gene encoding gamma-crystallin M1: MGKIIFYEDRNFQGRSYDCMSDCSDISSYLSRVGSIRVESGCFMVYERNSYMGNQFFLRRGEYHDMQRMMSMGMMFDTIRSCRMIPPYRGSYRMRIYERDNFGGQMHEVMDDCDNIMERYRMSDWQSCHLMDGHWLFYEQEHYRGRMWYFRPGEYRSFRDMGYSNMRFMSMRRITDLC, from the exons ATGGGCAAG ATCATCTTCTACGAGGACAGGAACTTCCAGGGCCGCAGCTATGACTGCATGAGCGACTGCTCTGATATCTCCTCTTACCTGAGCCGCGTTGGTTCAATCAGGGTGGAGAGTGGTTGTTTCATGGTCTATGAGCGCAACAGCTACATGGGGAACCAGTTCTTCCTGAGGAGGGGCGAGTACCATGATATGCAGCGCATGATGAGCATGGGCATGATGTTTGACACTATCAGATCCTGCCGCATGATTCCTCCA TACAGGGGTTCCTACAGAATGAGGATCTACGAGAGGGACAACTTCGGAGGACAGATGCACGAGGTGATGGATGACTGTGACAACATCATGGAACGTTACCGTATGTCTGACTGGCAGTCTTGTCATTTGATGGACGGCCACTGGCTCTTCTATGAGCAGGAGCACTACAGAGGCAGAATGTGGTACTTCAGGCCTGGAGAGTACAGGAGCTTCAGAGATATGGGATACAGCAACATGAGATTCATGAGCATGAGGCGTATCACTGATCTGTGTTAA
- the LOC109112458 gene encoding gamma-crystallin M2 isoform X2: MMGKVIFYEDRNFQGRSYECMSDCGDFSSYMSRCHSCKVESGCWMMYDRPNYMGNQYFFRRGDYADYMSMFGMNDCIRSCRMIPMYRGSYRMRIYERENFMGQMYEMMDDCDSIMDRYRMSHCQSCHVMDGHWLMYEQPHYRGRMWYFRPGEYRSFSNMGGMRFMSMRRIMDSWY; this comes from the exons GTCATCTTCTATGAGGACAGAAACTTCCAGGGTCGCTCTTATGAGTGTATGAGCGACTGTGGTGACTTCTCCTCCTACATGAGCCGCTGTCACTCTTGCAAAGTGGAGAGTGGATGCTGGATGATGTATGATCGCCCCAACTACATGGGAAATCAGTATTTCTTTAGGAGGGGAGACTATGCCGATTACATGTCTATGTTTGGAATGAATGACTGCATTAGGTCCTGCCGTATGATCCCCATG TACAGGGGATCCTACAGAATGAGGATTTACGAGAGGGAGAACTTCATGGGTCAGATGTACGAGATGATGGATGACTGTGACAGCATCATGGACCGTTATCGCATGTCTCACTGCCAGTCCTGCCATGTGATGGATGGCCACTGGCTCATGTATGAGCAGCCCCACTACAGAGGCAGGATGTGGTACTTCAGGCCTGGAGAGTACAGGAGCTTCAGTAATATGGGTGGCATGAGATTCATGAGCATGAGGCGTATCATGGACTCCTGGTACTAG
- the LOC109112458 gene encoding gamma-crystallin M2 isoform X1, with the protein MHGKVIFYEDRNFQGRSYECMSDCGDFSSYMSRCHSCKVESGCWMMYDRPNYMGNQYFFRRGDYADYMSMFGMNDCIRSCRMIPMYRGSYRMRIYERENFMGQMYEMMDDCDSIMDRYRMSHCQSCHVMDGHWLMYEQPHYRGRMWYFRPGEYRSFSNMGGMRFMSMRRIMDSWY; encoded by the exons ATGCACGGAAAG GTCATCTTCTATGAGGACAGAAACTTCCAGGGTCGCTCTTATGAGTGTATGAGCGACTGTGGTGACTTCTCCTCCTACATGAGCCGCTGTCACTCTTGCAAAGTGGAGAGTGGATGCTGGATGATGTATGATCGCCCCAACTACATGGGAAATCAGTATTTCTTTAGGAGGGGAGACTATGCCGATTACATGTCTATGTTTGGAATGAATGACTGCATTAGGTCCTGCCGTATGATCCCCATG TACAGGGGATCCTACAGAATGAGGATTTACGAGAGGGAGAACTTCATGGGTCAGATGTACGAGATGATGGATGACTGTGACAGCATCATGGACCGTTATCGCATGTCTCACTGCCAGTCCTGCCATGTGATGGATGGCCACTGGCTCATGTATGAGCAGCCCCACTACAGAGGCAGGATGTGGTACTTCAGGCCTGGAGAGTACAGGAGCTTCAGTAATATGGGTGGCATGAGATTCATGAGCATGAGGCGTATCATGGACTCCTGGTACTAG